In Deltaproteobacteria bacterium, a genomic segment contains:
- the gatA gene encoding Asp-tRNA(Asn)/Glu-tRNA(Gln) amidotransferase subunit GatA, producing the protein MDPYRLTIHEASKLLKRREISSVELTSAVFDRIEEVENKISAYLTLVKDRAMAEAETADNVIGRGEGRPLTGIPMAIKDLLCTEGIRTTCGSKILADFVPTYSSTVVNKLKDAHAVIVGKTNLDEFGMGSSNEHSAFMLTHNPWDLTRIPGGSSGGSAAAAAADECIGAVGTDTGGSIRQPCSHCGVVGLKPTYGRVSRFGLVAFASSLDQVGPITKDVTDCALLMNEICGYDSVDSTSVPHPVPDYTEALRSGLNGIVAGIPKEYHVEGLNQDVSQAIGNAIKALEGLGLVCKDVSLPHTEYAVATYYLIAPAEASSNLARYDGVKYGLRDADSGDLMDMYRNTRSKGFGPEVQRRIIIGTYALSAGYYEAYYGKASQVRTLIMQDFKKAFETCDVLLTPVAPSPAFRLGEKLDDPLSMYLSDIFTLPASLAGIPGLSVPCGFSREGLPIGLQILGKHFDEEKLIRVAYNLEQATDHHSRRPKL; encoded by the coding sequence ATGGACCCCTATAGACTGACAATACACGAAGCGAGCAAATTGCTAAAGAGAAGAGAAATCAGTTCCGTTGAGTTGACCTCAGCGGTTTTTGACCGAATCGAGGAAGTCGAGAATAAGATTTCCGCATATCTCACCTTGGTCAAGGATAGGGCCATGGCTGAGGCTGAAACTGCAGATAATGTGATTGGACGTGGCGAGGGCAGACCCCTTACCGGTATCCCCATGGCAATCAAAGATCTTCTTTGCACAGAAGGAATCAGGACTACCTGCGGATCCAAAATATTGGCAGATTTCGTCCCAACGTATAGCAGCACAGTCGTAAACAAGCTGAAGGACGCTCACGCGGTCATAGTAGGCAAAACCAATCTCGATGAATTCGGCATGGGCTCTTCAAACGAACACTCGGCATTTATGTTAACTCATAATCCGTGGGACCTGACAAGAATTCCCGGAGGTTCAAGCGGGGGCTCGGCAGCGGCCGCAGCGGCCGACGAATGTATCGGAGCCGTTGGAACGGATACAGGGGGCTCTATACGACAGCCCTGTTCTCATTGTGGCGTTGTGGGCCTGAAACCGACATACGGCAGAGTGTCTCGTTTCGGACTTGTGGCTTTTGCCTCGTCTCTTGATCAGGTGGGCCCCATTACCAAGGATGTAACTGACTGTGCCCTCCTCATGAATGAGATCTGTGGCTACGACTCCGTGGATTCCACGTCTGTTCCTCACCCGGTTCCTGACTATACTGAAGCCCTGCGGTCCGGGCTCAACGGAATTGTGGCCGGGATACCCAAGGAATATCATGTTGAAGGTCTGAATCAAGATGTGTCACAAGCTATCGGCAATGCAATCAAGGCGCTTGAGGGGCTTGGATTGGTCTGCAAAGACGTTTCTCTTCCCCATACAGAGTACGCTGTGGCGACCTACTACCTCATAGCGCCTGCTGAAGCAAGTTCAAACCTGGCTCGCTACGATGGCGTGAAGTACGGGCTTCGAGATGCCGATTCCGGTGATTTGATGGACATGTACCGAAACACGCGGTCAAAAGGTTTTGGACCGGAAGTGCAAAGACGGATTATTATCGGCACCTATGCCCTGTCAGCAGGCTATTATGAGGCTTATTACGGAAAGGCGTCCCAAGTCCGCACCCTTATTATGCAAGATTTCAAGAAAGCCTTTGAAACCTGCGATGTTTTGCTCACGCCTGTGGCTCCCTCGCCTGCTTTCAGACTCGGAGAAAAACTTGACGATCCCCTGTCGATGTATCTCTCTGACATCTTCACACTGCCTGCCAGCCTGGCTGGAATACCAGGTCTTTCTGTCCCGTGCGGGTTCAGCAGGGAGGGGCTTCCCATCGGGTTGCAGATCCTGGGCAAACACTTTGACGAGGAAAAACTCATCAGAGTGGCCTACAATTTAGAACAGGCAACGGATCACCACAGCAGAAGACCGAAGCTGTGA
- a CDS encoding HDOD domain-containing protein, which translates to MTGLAPIEIDPRTFLREHFALPALPEVVSKIQNLIEGGDADMANVAELVSGEPALAAQVLKVANSAYFGLSREMTAVKFAIAFLGLNEIYRMVLSLSVVNTLAIDKEEELKRFWFHSFYAALCTKYLAKRYEPHLSFEELWSAAILHDIGKLVYLKFFPDHYKTLQLFCNKEGRLFFEAEKHYSLPSSGFFGTLLCDHWRLPGHIRRACECHTLKDLTDIDKEDSSARFRRMICLGNLLTVLSTDELNNDTKQEIASAVRSTLDCGEPEFMTMMGDIYELRVEVERFTDQFH; encoded by the coding sequence ATGACCGGACTAGCCCCCATTGAGATTGACCCAAGAACATTTCTTCGTGAGCATTTTGCGCTTCCCGCCTTGCCAGAGGTGGTAAGCAAGATTCAGAATCTGATCGAAGGCGGTGATGCGGACATGGCAAACGTGGCCGAGCTTGTCAGCGGCGAACCGGCGCTGGCGGCCCAGGTGCTCAAAGTTGCTAACTCGGCCTATTTTGGACTGTCGAGGGAGATGACAGCGGTAAAATTTGCAATTGCGTTTCTGGGACTCAACGAGATTTATCGTATGGTCCTTTCACTATCTGTGGTCAACACATTGGCCATAGATAAGGAGGAGGAGCTCAAGAGGTTTTGGTTCCATTCTTTTTATGCTGCCCTTTGCACCAAATATCTGGCCAAGAGATACGAACCCCACCTCTCCTTTGAGGAATTATGGTCTGCAGCCATCTTGCATGACATCGGCAAGCTGGTCTACCTCAAGTTCTTTCCTGATCATTACAAGACACTTCAGTTGTTTTGCAATAAAGAGGGCCGTTTGTTTTTTGAGGCAGAAAAGCATTACTCATTACCTTCGAGCGGCTTTTTTGGCACACTCTTGTGTGACCACTGGAGGTTGCCAGGTCACATCAGGCGCGCCTGCGAGTGTCATACCTTAAAAGATCTGACAGACATCGATAAAGAGGATTCATCAGCACGTTTTCGACGGATGATCTGCCTTGGGAATTTGCTGACGGTTCTGTCCACCGATGAACTGAACAACGACACCAAGCAAGAGATAGCTTCTGCGGTGAGGTCAACTCTGGACTGCGGAGAACCAGAGTTTATGACCATGATGGGAGACATCTACGAATTGAGAGTTGAAGTGGAACGATTTACGGACCAGTTCCACTGA
- a CDS encoding protein-L-isoaspartate(D-aspartate) O-methyltransferase — MKFRRLLEKMVSTQIEFRGIHDQRVLEAMRKVPRHLFVSEALQDQAFGDFPLPIGEGQTISQPFIVAEMTQALDLTQNDRVLEIGTGSGYQTAILAELAYRVYTIERVRKLFIGARKILDQLHYHNVVAKCSDGTLGWAEESPFDAIIVTAGAPEVPDTLVEQLQEGGRLVIPVGGRLSQTLLKIERREDGIRKINLGGCRFVKLIGNHGWKEY; from the coding sequence ATGAAATTCAGGCGACTTCTGGAAAAGATGGTCAGCACCCAAATCGAGTTCCGCGGCATCCACGACCAGAGGGTGCTGGAAGCCATGCGGAAGGTTCCCCGTCATCTTTTTGTCAGTGAGGCCCTCCAGGACCAGGCCTTCGGAGACTTCCCCCTTCCAATTGGAGAAGGCCAAACCATATCCCAGCCGTTTATCGTGGCCGAGATGACACAGGCCCTTGACTTGACCCAAAACGACCGCGTACTCGAAATTGGAACCGGTTCGGGTTATCAAACGGCGATCCTTGCTGAACTGGCCTACCGGGTCTATACCATTGAACGGGTACGCAAGCTATTCATAGGGGCCCGAAAGATTCTTGACCAGCTGCATTACCACAACGTGGTTGCAAAGTGCTCCGATGGAACCTTGGGATGGGCAGAGGAAAGTCCTTTTGATGCAATCATAGTCACAGCCGGCGCTCCGGAAGTGCCAGACACCCTAGTCGAACAACTTCAGGAGGGAGGCCGCTTGGTTATCCCGGTGGGAGGAAGGCTTTCACAGACCCTCCTCAAGATCGAGAGGCGCGAAGATGGTATTCGCAAAATCAACTTAGGGGGTTGCCGGTTCGTAAAGCTCATTGGAAACCATGGCTGGAAGGAATATTAG
- a CDS encoding glutamine--tRNA ligase/YqeY domain fusion protein, giving the protein MTTTDFAPPPNFIRNMIAEDLKTNKNDGRVVTRFPPEPNGYLHIGHAKSICLNFGLAAENKGGICHLRFDDTNPSKEEVEYIESIKSDVRWLGFDWGDHLYYASDYFDKLYEYALQLIRDGKAYVCSLSAQKIREYRGTLTEPGKDSPYRTRSVEENLDLFGRMRAGEFEDGSHVLRARIDMGSPNLNMRDPVIYRIVTATHHRTGDKWCIYPMYDFAHGLSDSIEGITHSICTVEFEDHRPLYDWFLDQLNVHHPQQIEFARLNLSYTLMSKRKLLKLVEQGHVNGWDDPRMPTLSGLRRRGYTPESIRNFCERIGVAKKESMVDVALLEHCVREDLNKRAPRVMAVLRPLRLVIDNYPEEKVEELEAVNNPEDPGMGSRKVPFSRVLYIEREDFREDPPKKFFRLAPGREVRLKHAYYVKCVDVVKDDQTGEVTEVHCTYDPETRGGWSEDGRKVKGTLHWVSAAHALEAEVRLYGHLFAKENPGDVEDGADPGTDLNPDSLETLTSCRVEPSLAGAAPGSRYQFLRQGYFCVDAADSSNERPVFNRTVSLRDSWAKIEKAQKKR; this is encoded by the coding sequence ATGACCACAACCGATTTTGCACCCCCACCCAACTTTATTCGCAATATGATCGCCGAAGACTTGAAGACAAACAAGAACGATGGTCGAGTCGTGACCCGATTTCCGCCGGAGCCTAACGGCTATCTGCATATTGGACACGCGAAATCGATCTGCCTCAACTTTGGCCTTGCCGCTGAGAATAAAGGCGGCATTTGCCATTTGCGGTTTGATGACACGAATCCAAGCAAGGAAGAGGTTGAATATATCGAATCGATCAAATCTGACGTTCGATGGCTTGGATTCGACTGGGGGGATCATCTTTACTATGCATCAGACTACTTCGACAAGCTATATGAGTACGCCTTGCAGTTAATCAGAGATGGCAAGGCGTATGTTTGCAGCTTGAGCGCACAGAAAATCAGAGAGTACCGCGGCACCTTGACTGAGCCTGGCAAAGACAGTCCCTATCGCACACGTTCCGTGGAAGAGAATCTGGACCTTTTCGGGCGTATGCGGGCAGGCGAGTTTGAGGATGGTTCCCACGTACTTCGAGCAAGAATCGACATGGGATCCCCGAATTTGAATATGCGAGATCCCGTCATATACCGAATCGTAACGGCGACACATCACAGGACGGGCGACAAGTGGTGCATCTATCCGATGTACGATTTTGCCCACGGTCTTTCTGACTCCATCGAAGGGATCACACATTCAATTTGCACCGTGGAGTTTGAAGATCATCGCCCGCTGTATGACTGGTTTCTTGACCAACTCAACGTCCATCATCCACAGCAGATTGAGTTCGCTCGCCTCAATCTCAGCTACACCCTGATGAGCAAGCGAAAGCTTCTTAAATTGGTGGAACAGGGACATGTCAACGGATGGGATGACCCTCGGATGCCTACGCTATCGGGCTTGCGGAGACGTGGCTACACGCCGGAGTCGATCAGAAACTTTTGTGAACGCATCGGAGTGGCCAAAAAGGAAAGTATGGTCGATGTTGCTTTGCTCGAACACTGCGTCCGCGAAGATCTCAATAAACGGGCCCCCCGTGTGATGGCAGTGTTGCGTCCACTCAGGTTGGTTATTGACAACTATCCGGAAGAAAAAGTTGAAGAGCTGGAAGCCGTAAACAATCCGGAGGACCCCGGCATGGGGTCGCGGAAGGTCCCTTTTTCACGCGTGCTCTACATTGAACGAGAGGATTTTCGCGAGGATCCACCGAAAAAGTTCTTCCGCTTGGCTCCTGGTCGTGAGGTGCGGCTGAAACACGCTTATTATGTTAAATGTGTAGATGTTGTTAAGGACGATCAGACTGGCGAAGTGACCGAGGTGCACTGTACGTACGATCCTGAGACGCGAGGTGGCTGGTCTGAGGACGGACGTAAGGTCAAGGGAACGTTGCATTGGGTTTCGGCTGCGCACGCCCTTGAAGCAGAAGTGCGCCTGTACGGGCACCTGTTTGCAAAAGAAAACCCCGGTGACGTAGAGGATGGCGCTGATCCCGGAACTGATTTAAATCCCGACTCCTTGGAGACCTTAACTTCGTGCCGTGTTGAACCAAGTCTGGCCGGAGCAGCGCCAGGGAGTCGTTACCAGTT
- a CDS encoding HAD-IIIA family hydrolase, giving the protein MTKKVGFLEEPGGKEPVRTPSVLKRLNAKVRARAERVKFLIVDVDGVMTDGRLFYHDDGTESKTFDVRDGHGIKMLKHAGIETAIISGRTSPSVDKRAADLGISDVVQGVRDKMPVLEKILSERRLRPEEVSFVGDDLVDLSVMNRVGFAVAVADASEYLFDTAHYVTLAPGGRGAVREVAELILAVKGLWNKVAGPYFD; this is encoded by the coding sequence ATGACAAAAAAAGTTGGATTTCTGGAAGAGCCTGGCGGAAAAGAACCGGTGAGGACCCCTTCCGTGCTCAAGCGCCTCAATGCCAAGGTCCGGGCGCGAGCGGAGCGGGTGAAGTTTCTTATAGTGGATGTTGATGGGGTCATGACAGACGGTCGCCTTTTTTATCACGATGACGGCACGGAATCCAAAACCTTTGATGTACGCGACGGGCACGGGATAAAGATGTTGAAGCATGCAGGAATAGAGACAGCCATCATTTCCGGCAGGACCTCTCCCTCGGTAGACAAAAGGGCCGCTGATCTGGGGATCTCAGACGTTGTACAAGGCGTGAGGGACAAAATGCCTGTCCTTGAAAAGATCCTGTCTGAAAGGCGCCTCCGGCCAGAGGAAGTTTCCTTTGTCGGCGACGATTTGGTAGATCTATCCGTGATGAACCGCGTGGGTTTTGCCGTTGCCGTAGCCGATGCCTCAGAGTATCTATTCGATACAGCCCATTACGTCACCCTGGCCCCTGGCGGCAGAGGCGCCGTAAGAGAGGTTGCAGAACTCATCCTTGCGGTTAAGGGCTTGTGGAATAAGGTCGCTGGGCCGTATTTTGACTGA
- a CDS encoding SPOR domain-containing protein, with translation MSQKTTPPKKPKKKSTGEKSRFAFQLTRKELFLWLGVAFLAMVWMFTLGVIVGRGISPVRFDVEKLKKELLALKEDALTGKEGANKAGVNATPDKRHLGFYDVLTDKKEEARLKSLPKAPPPAKREIARRPESKKQQKVSEANKQKPSSAKGETPAKSFTLQVASLKDSAGAKKLVSDLQSKGYGAYALTARLNGKGTYHRVRVGHFKDLNEARTMATRLRHEKLEPIFIRE, from the coding sequence ATGAGCCAAAAGACAACGCCACCTAAGAAGCCGAAAAAAAAGAGCACAGGGGAAAAGAGCCGGTTCGCCTTTCAACTGACCCGAAAAGAGCTTTTTCTTTGGCTGGGGGTTGCTTTCCTTGCCATGGTGTGGATGTTCACCTTGGGCGTTATTGTGGGTCGTGGAATTTCGCCAGTGCGTTTTGATGTAGAAAAGCTCAAGAAAGAGCTATTGGCCCTAAAGGAAGATGCCCTCACGGGGAAGGAAGGCGCTAACAAAGCGGGGGTGAATGCTACGCCCGACAAAAGACATCTGGGTTTCTACGACGTCCTGACCGACAAGAAGGAAGAGGCCAGGTTGAAATCTCTGCCAAAGGCGCCGCCGCCGGCAAAAAGAGAGATCGCTCGCAGACCGGAGTCGAAAAAGCAGCAGAAAGTATCTGAAGCCAATAAGCAAAAGCCCTCTTCAGCAAAAGGAGAAACCCCTGCCAAGTCTTTCACCCTGCAGGTAGCGTCTCTAAAGGACTCCGCGGGGGCAAAAAAGCTGGTTTCCGACCTTCAAAGCAAAGGCTACGGCGCTTACGCGCTCACGGCTCGTCTGAACGGAAAAGGGACCTATCACAGGGTCCGCGTAGGCCATTTCAAAGATCTCAATGAGGCCAGGACGATGGCTACACGGCTCAGACACGAAAAGCTTGAGCCGATTTTCATACGCGAATAA
- the gatC gene encoding Asp-tRNA(Asn)/Glu-tRNA(Gln) amidotransferase subunit GatC, which produces MKITKEVIAHVGELARLHLDDAAVELYTRQLGNILTYMDTLNRLDTKGVSPTSHAIFINNAFRDDEVQPSMPVERALTNAPESEDGAFVVPKIIK; this is translated from the coding sequence ATGAAGATTACCAAGGAAGTGATTGCTCATGTGGGAGAGCTTGCCAGACTGCACTTAGATGATGCCGCTGTTGAGCTTTACACCAGGCAATTGGGAAATATCCTGACATATATGGATACCCTGAATCGGCTCGATACAAAGGGCGTATCGCCGACCTCCCATGCCATTTTCATCAACAATGCCTTTCGGGATGATGAAGTCCAACCCTCCATGCCTGTGGAGCGTGCATTGACCAACGCACCGGAGTCTGAGGATGGGGCCTTTGTTGTCCCGAAGATAATCAAGTAA
- a CDS encoding nitroreductase family protein: MDLYEAIKCRRSIRRFKPDLVPEDVLARILEMAIWAPSGMNLQNWHFVVITGDRKETLVEISSKGYDYIEPVLREVFAENPGVVEFTKKFFKRLGGAPVIVFAYYAPTRERPETSIQTVAAAIQNLLLAAHAEGLGACWMTGPVHVARQINEFLGIADKTLVAVIPVGYPDESPPAPKRKPNRVIYEGF; encoded by the coding sequence ATGGATCTCTATGAAGCAATCAAGTGCCGCAGAAGCATCCGGAGATTCAAACCGGATCTGGTCCCTGAAGATGTCCTTGCGAGGATCTTGGAGATGGCCATCTGGGCGCCATCTGGCATGAACTTGCAAAACTGGCATTTCGTGGTGATTACTGGGGATCGAAAGGAAACCCTTGTTGAAATATCAAGCAAGGGTTATGATTACATAGAGCCGGTCCTTAGGGAGGTATTTGCCGAAAATCCTGGAGTGGTGGAGTTCACCAAGAAATTTTTCAAGCGGCTCGGAGGCGCTCCGGTCATTGTCTTTGCCTATTATGCGCCAACCAGGGAAAGGCCCGAAACGAGCATTCAAACCGTGGCTGCAGCCATCCAGAATCTCTTACTGGCAGCCCACGCCGAGGGATTAGGCGCCTGTTGGATGACGGGTCCCGTGCACGTAGCCCGCCAGATCAACGAGTTCCTTGGCATTGCCGACAAGACATTGGTGGCAGTCATCCCTGTCGGCTATCCTGATGAGTCACCTCCTGCCCCGAAACGCAAGCCAAACCGGGTGATCTACGAAGGGTTCTAA
- the mutL gene encoding DNA mismatch repair endonuclease MutL: MARIRILPEILSNKIAAGEVVERPASVAKELIENAIDAMSTQVTVEVRKGGRAVIKISDNGIGMERDDSLLSLERYATSKIYDEKGLFSISTLGFRGEALPSIASVSDMEIVTRTESSDVGTRIVMKGGQIKQVSEVGAAKGTMITVSRLFFNTPARRKYLKTDQTEMGHISDTVTRMALAWPGIHFKFYHNAKALGNWSPTSTPLHRIIEILGGGLKDKLFEVDYKSDNLSVNGFVASPQITRTTSRGQYVYVNGRFVRDKVLYHAIMEGYAGRLMKGNFPVVVLFLRLPPDQVDVNVHPTKSSVRFDAPGRVHYAIARGIAATLNTSSRQAWGKLPAPEGVHKPRRYTIFPPHGQISEPMPEALPKPYSAPLHAQPRLWEEKPFASLRVIGQLRNTYIVCESEEGLVLIDQHAAHERVVFESLKAAYEHSRIATQGLLIPERLELSHREAGILDTLLKDLGEIGVEIEPFGGRTYLIRSVPNILASKPAEPLVMEIIEKMADIGLASGLLRAVDECLIIMACHGAIRANKRLSDEEMKTLLKQLDTIEHPTHCPHGRPTIISKTLREIEKDFKRIV, encoded by the coding sequence ATGGCACGGATAAGAATTCTTCCTGAAATACTCTCCAACAAGATCGCTGCAGGCGAGGTGGTGGAGCGTCCGGCCTCCGTGGCAAAGGAGCTCATAGAAAACGCCATTGATGCCATGAGTACCCAGGTCACCGTGGAAGTAAGAAAGGGTGGACGGGCCGTCATTAAAATCTCAGACAACGGGATTGGCATGGAGCGCGATGACAGTCTCCTTTCCTTGGAACGCTATGCAACCAGCAAGATCTATGATGAAAAAGGCCTTTTTTCCATATCCACCCTCGGTTTCAGGGGAGAAGCCCTTCCCAGCATTGCCTCTGTCTCAGACATGGAGATTGTCACCAGGACCGAGTCCTCTGATGTGGGCACCCGAATTGTCATGAAAGGCGGACAGATCAAGCAAGTGTCTGAAGTCGGAGCCGCTAAAGGGACCATGATTACGGTCAGCCGTTTGTTTTTCAATACTCCAGCCAGACGGAAATACCTGAAAACTGACCAGACCGAGATGGGCCACATCAGCGATACTGTTACGCGTATGGCTCTGGCTTGGCCCGGCATACACTTTAAATTTTACCACAACGCAAAGGCCCTGGGAAACTGGAGTCCCACCTCAACTCCTCTTCACCGCATAATCGAGATCCTGGGAGGCGGCTTGAAAGATAAGCTGTTTGAGGTAGACTACAAGAGCGACAACCTCAGCGTCAACGGGTTCGTCGCGTCTCCACAGATCACCCGAACAACTTCCCGCGGGCAATATGTATACGTGAATGGTCGCTTCGTTCGAGACAAGGTGCTCTATCACGCCATCATGGAAGGCTATGCCGGGCGCCTAATGAAAGGAAACTTCCCGGTGGTCGTGCTCTTTCTGAGACTGCCCCCGGATCAGGTAGATGTAAACGTTCATCCTACCAAGAGTTCGGTCCGTTTCGATGCTCCTGGCCGAGTTCATTATGCAATTGCAAGGGGCATAGCCGCAACACTCAACACCTCAAGCCGGCAGGCCTGGGGAAAGCTGCCTGCGCCCGAAGGTGTTCACAAGCCCCGGCGTTACACGATTTTTCCACCTCATGGCCAGATCAGCGAACCCATGCCCGAAGCCCTGCCAAAGCCCTACAGCGCCCCCCTTCATGCCCAGCCACGATTGTGGGAGGAAAAGCCTTTTGCTTCCCTCAGGGTCATTGGGCAGCTCCGCAACACCTACATCGTATGTGAATCCGAAGAGGGTCTGGTCCTCATCGATCAGCATGCCGCCCATGAACGGGTGGTTTTTGAATCCCTCAAGGCTGCCTACGAACATTCAAGGATTGCCACCCAGGGCCTGCTTATCCCTGAACGACTGGAACTGAGCCATCGAGAAGCCGGTATCTTGGACACCCTGCTGAAAGACCTGGGTGAAATTGGCGTGGAAATAGAACCCTTCGGAGGGAGGACTTACTTGATCAGGTCTGTTCCGAACATCCTTGCCAGCAAGCCTGCTGAGCCCCTTGTCATGGAAATAATCGAAAAGATGGCTGACATCGGACTTGCCTCCGGCCTCCTCCGTGCGGTGGACGAGTGTCTGATCATTATGGCCTGCCACGGGGCCATTAGGGCCAACAAAAGGCTCTCAGATGAAGAAATGAAAACGCTCCTGAAACAACTGGACACCATCGAACATCCTACCCATTGTCCCCATGGTCGCCCAACCATAATCTCAAAGACCCTGCGGGAGATCGAAAAGGACTTCAAGCGTATCGTATAG
- a CDS encoding arginine--tRNA ligase, which yields MKDILGSKVQQALESAFAAGDLRPVDVPSPIVLETPKVAAHGDYSTNIAMTMASRQKRPPREVANIIIHHIENSDQLFSKIEVAGPGFINFFISRDKWFEVLINVHDKNKAYGASKIGQGKRVHVEFVSANPTGPLHVGHGRCAAVGDTLAAILRAAGYDAKTEYYVNDSGRQISTLGKSVFFRYRQLLGHAIEFPTDAYQGGYIKDLAKKLLVKEGNRLLELPEEDAIGICARFAGNEILAGIKNDLDAFNVSFDQWFSEQSLFDSGSVQAVIDDLKSQDVIYEHEGAMWFRTRDFADEKDRVVVRTNGQTTYFASDIAYHKAKLERKFDRIIDIWGADHHGYVSRVSASIQALGYDKQKGAFILVQLVNLLRDGKPVAMSTRAGEFVTLKEVMDEVGRDAARFLFLMRDYNSPLDFDLELAKKQSNENPVYYVQYVHARISNILRKAEERGYKNICWHEGFSSLISLPEEIQLIKLMGRYPEVVAQSARLMEPHRIPFYLQELAGAFHAYYHDRNKHQVVSDDAGLSAARLFLVSAIRIIIKNGLALMGVSAPEIM from the coding sequence ATGAAAGATATACTCGGGTCCAAGGTGCAGCAAGCGCTAGAATCTGCTTTTGCCGCTGGTGATCTTCGGCCGGTGGATGTCCCATCCCCCATCGTTCTCGAGACCCCCAAGGTCGCGGCCCACGGTGACTATAGTACGAATATTGCCATGACTATGGCCTCAAGGCAGAAAAGACCCCCCAGGGAAGTTGCAAACATTATCATCCATCATATTGAAAACTCCGATCAACTGTTTTCAAAGATAGAGGTTGCAGGGCCGGGTTTTATAAATTTTTTCATCTCCCGGGACAAATGGTTCGAGGTTCTAATAAATGTTCATGACAAAAACAAGGCCTATGGCGCCTCCAAAATCGGGCAAGGAAAACGCGTTCACGTCGAGTTTGTCAGCGCTAATCCCACTGGCCCTCTCCACGTGGGCCACGGACGTTGTGCGGCCGTGGGCGACACGCTGGCGGCAATATTGAGAGCGGCAGGTTACGACGCCAAAACAGAGTACTACGTTAATGACTCTGGTCGCCAGATATCTACCCTGGGAAAATCCGTATTTTTCCGGTATCGACAACTCCTGGGCCACGCGATCGAGTTCCCAACAGATGCCTATCAGGGAGGCTATATCAAGGACCTGGCAAAAAAGCTTCTTGTTAAGGAAGGCAACCGCCTGTTGGAGCTTCCGGAGGAGGATGCCATAGGAATCTGCGCAAGATTTGCAGGCAATGAAATCCTTGCAGGGATCAAAAACGACCTGGACGCATTTAACGTCTCCTTTGACCAGTGGTTCAGCGAACAGTCTCTGTTTGATTCAGGGTCTGTCCAGGCGGTAATTGACGACCTTAAGAGCCAAGATGTCATCTATGAACACGAGGGGGCCATGTGGTTTCGTACGCGGGACTTTGCTGATGAAAAGGACCGGGTTGTCGTTCGGACCAATGGGCAAACTACCTACTTCGCCTCAGACATTGCCTACCATAAAGCCAAGCTAGAAAGAAAATTTGACCGGATTATTGATATCTGGGGCGCAGACCATCATGGTTATGTATCCAGAGTTTCCGCTTCGATTCAGGCCCTGGGCTATGACAAGCAAAAGGGTGCGTTCATCCTTGTGCAACTGGTCAACCTTCTGAGGGATGGCAAGCCCGTGGCTATGTCAACACGGGCCGGCGAGTTTGTTACCCTAAAAGAGGTCATGGATGAAGTAGGTCGGGATGCGGCACGTTTCTTGTTCCTGATGCGTGACTATAACAGCCCGCTGGATTTTGATCTTGAGTTGGCCAAGAAACAATCAAATGAAAATCCTGTGTACTATGTCCAGTATGTCCATGCCCGGATCTCAAATATTCTGAGAAAGGCCGAGGAGCGGGGTTACAAGAATATTTGCTGGCATGAGGGCTTCTCCAGTCTCATCAGTCTGCCCGAGGAAATTCAACTGATCAAGCTTATGGGGCGCTATCCGGAGGTCGTGGCTCAAAGCGCCCGGCTCATGGAACCTCACCGGATTCCATTTTACCTGCAAGAACTCGCAGGGGCCTTTCATGCCTATTACCATGATCGCAACAAACATCAGGTCGTTAGTGATGATGCCGGGTTGTCAGCGGCAAGGCTTTTCCTTGTATCCGCCATTCGAATTATAATAAAAAACGGACTCGCCCTAATGGGCGTATCAGCGCCGGAAATTATGTAA